In Rhinatrema bivittatum chromosome 1, aRhiBiv1.1, whole genome shotgun sequence, a single genomic region encodes these proteins:
- the LOC115079315 gene encoding uncharacterized protein LOC115079315 yields MSFLSFHRRAHAMLIPYPCTPHLLLTVPEPTLHFRCSKAKEVQISQNTQQYQDLIKRQMKFEKIWKTSGKYTMQGNATTEEVSQDQSTGGQVGPHSSNPEDPQPQPNVISTHTQGIATTAEVCQDQSTAGQVGPHSSNPEDPQPQPNVISTHTQGIATTAEVCQDQSTAGQVGPHSSNPEDPQPQPNVISTHTQGIATTAEVCQDQSTAGQVGPHSSNPEDPQPN; encoded by the exons ATGTCATTCCTTAGCTTCCATAGGAGGGCACATGCAATGCTAATCCCTTATCCCTGCACTCCTCACCTACTCCTCACAGTTCCTGAGCCAACTCTCCACTTCAGATGTAGCAAAGCAAAGGAGGTTCAG ATATCACAGAACACCCAACAGTACCAGGACCTCATTAAAAGGCAGATGAAGTTTGAGAAGATCTGGAAGACATCAGGGAAATACACCATGCAAGGAAATGCGACAACAGAGGAAGTCAGCCAAGACCAGAGCACAGGAGGACAAGTCGGACCTCATTCCAGCAATCCAGAAGATCCTCAGCCCCAACCGAATGTAATCTCTACCCACACTCAAGGAATAGCGACAACAGCGGAAGTCTGCCAAGACCAGAGCACAGCAGGACAAGTCGGACCTCATTCCAGCAATCCAGAAGATCCTCAGCCCCAACCGAATGTAATCTCTACCCACACTCAAGGAATAGCGACAACAGCGGAAGTCTGCCAAGACCAGAGCACAGCAGGACAAGTCGGACCTCATTCCAGCAATCCAGAAGATCCTCAGCCCCAACCGAATGTAATCTCTACCCACACTCAAGGAATAGCGACAACAGCGGAAGTCTGCCAAGACCAGAGCACAGCAGGACAAGTCGGACCTCATTCCAGCAATCCAGAAGATCCTCAGCCCAACTGA